The Thalassophryne amazonica chromosome 13, fThaAma1.1, whole genome shotgun sequence genome window below encodes:
- the lrrc18a gene encoding leucine-rich repeat-containing protein 18 isoform X1, with product MFSQPECSDASTNMPKRKVAKVNKVTLKVAKKAIRLTPEGRRRVCLSHIGITTFPKCLLKLTNADELDLSRNQIQKLPEDIGMFKALTWLDLHSNKLEAVPESIGKLVGLTYLNLSNNRLTSATLPFTLGRLCNLRSINLGMNQLDSLPPTMVNLVNLQELGLFDNLFVKPPDFLKFMHSLTKLNMNRNPLSYGQEDAKEEKKEAMYLAREGSLCKMCLKKCKEKMQKSRNGGGEGEGVEGDASEKKMMRNYSGLIVPNSVAMLNQDVWRTRKVEEK from the coding sequence CTAACATGCCGAAAAGGAAAGTAGCCAAAGTCAATAAAGTCACTCTTAAGGTGGCCAAAAAAGCGATACGTCTTACCCCAGAAGGACGACGGAGAGTTTGCCTCAGCCACATTGGTATTACCACATTCCCCAAGTGTCTGCTCAAACTGACTAATGCTGATGAGCTGGATCTCAGTCGCAACCAGATACAAAAACTACCAGAAGACATTGGGATGTTCAAAGCACTCACGTGGCTGGATCTACACAGCAACAAGCTTGAGGCTGTGCCTGAGTCCATTGGCAAGTTGGTGGGACTAACCTACCTCAACCTGTCTAACAACCGCCTAACCTCAGCAACCTTACCCTTCACCCTGGGACGACTCTGTAACCTGAGGAGCATCAACCTGGGAATGAACCAGCTGGATTCCCTGCCTCCCACTATGGTGAACCTAGTCAATCTCCAAGAGCTAGGCCTGTTTGATAACCTCTTTGTCAAGCCCCCTGACTTTCTAAAATTCATGCATAGCCTCACCAAGCTGAACATGAATCGGAATCCCTTATCGTATGGCCAGGAGGACGCAAAGGAGGAGAAAAAGGAAGCGATGTATCTGGCCAGAGAGGGCAGCCTGTGCAAAATGTGCCTGAAGAAATGTAAGGAGAAAATGCAAAAGAGCAGGaacggaggaggagaaggagaaggaGTAGAAGGAGATGCATCTGAGAAGAAAATGATGAGAAACTATTCAGGACTGATTGTGCCAAACTCAGTGGCTATGCTTAACCAGGATGTGTGGAGAACAAGAAAAGTAGAAGAAAAATAG
- the lrrc18a gene encoding leucine-rich repeat-containing protein 18 isoform X2, giving the protein MPKRKVAKVNKVTLKVAKKAIRLTPEGRRRVCLSHIGITTFPKCLLKLTNADELDLSRNQIQKLPEDIGMFKALTWLDLHSNKLEAVPESIGKLVGLTYLNLSNNRLTSATLPFTLGRLCNLRSINLGMNQLDSLPPTMVNLVNLQELGLFDNLFVKPPDFLKFMHSLTKLNMNRNPLSYGQEDAKEEKKEAMYLAREGSLCKMCLKKCKEKMQKSRNGGGEGEGVEGDASEKKMMRNYSGLIVPNSVAMLNQDVWRTRKVEEK; this is encoded by the coding sequence ATGCCGAAAAGGAAAGTAGCCAAAGTCAATAAAGTCACTCTTAAGGTGGCCAAAAAAGCGATACGTCTTACCCCAGAAGGACGACGGAGAGTTTGCCTCAGCCACATTGGTATTACCACATTCCCCAAGTGTCTGCTCAAACTGACTAATGCTGATGAGCTGGATCTCAGTCGCAACCAGATACAAAAACTACCAGAAGACATTGGGATGTTCAAAGCACTCACGTGGCTGGATCTACACAGCAACAAGCTTGAGGCTGTGCCTGAGTCCATTGGCAAGTTGGTGGGACTAACCTACCTCAACCTGTCTAACAACCGCCTAACCTCAGCAACCTTACCCTTCACCCTGGGACGACTCTGTAACCTGAGGAGCATCAACCTGGGAATGAACCAGCTGGATTCCCTGCCTCCCACTATGGTGAACCTAGTCAATCTCCAAGAGCTAGGCCTGTTTGATAACCTCTTTGTCAAGCCCCCTGACTTTCTAAAATTCATGCATAGCCTCACCAAGCTGAACATGAATCGGAATCCCTTATCGTATGGCCAGGAGGACGCAAAGGAGGAGAAAAAGGAAGCGATGTATCTGGCCAGAGAGGGCAGCCTGTGCAAAATGTGCCTGAAGAAATGTAAGGAGAAAATGCAAAAGAGCAGGaacggaggaggagaaggagaaggaGTAGAAGGAGATGCATCTGAGAAGAAAATGATGAGAAACTATTCAGGACTGATTGTGCCAAACTCAGTGGCTATGCTTAACCAGGATGTGTGGAGAACAAGAAAAGTAGAAGAAAAATAG